Proteins from one Coffea arabica cultivar ET-39 chromosome 8c, Coffea Arabica ET-39 HiFi, whole genome shotgun sequence genomic window:
- the LOC113706416 gene encoding uncharacterized protein: protein MVLWEMTLATAYFLGLRRTYRLALKIQRRLISPKYPRIRQFAHRRTRAVFDVAIKVHRNIQERDLEVGRSIGNRILRWLDRMKPSAQIQPKPPQNGNASASVKRHLTDSSHQSTPSNFQRNGVRSGAPDSDRHLFTSSRNVWPKSFQSVAMMMRRTKPAGVNTQYRHLSIYGLQALKVNYGGLGSGGVVRSDIMQWMLQN from the exons ATGGTGCTATGGGAGATGACACTGGCGACAGCTTATTTTCTGGGTCTCAGGAGAACTTACCGATTGGCTCTCAAGATCCAGCGCAGGCTAATCAGCCCCAAGTATCCCAGGATCCGCCAATTCGCTCACAG GCGGACACGTGCTGTGTTTGATGTTGCGATCAAGGTTCATCGTAATATACAGGAGAGAGATCTTGAAGTAGGAAGGAGTATTGGGAACAGGATACTAAGATGGCTTGACAGGATGAAGCCATCTGCTCAGATTCAACCAAAGCCTCCCCAGAATGGTAATGCAAGCGCAAGTGTGAAGAGGCATTTAACTGATTCAAGCCACCAGTCAACTCCCTCAAACTTCCAAAGAAATGGTGTACGAAGTGGGGCTCCTGATTCTGACAGACATTTATTTACCTCATCAAGGAATGTCTGGCCTAAATCATTCCAAAGCGTCGCTATGATGATGCGACGGACCAAGCCAGCTGGAGTTAATACTCAATACCGACATTTAAGCATCTATGGTCTGCAGGCTCTTAAGGTTAACTATGGAGGACTTGGTTCAGGTGGAGTGGTTCGAAGCGACATAATGCAGTGGATGTTACAAAACTAG